In a genomic window of Methanogenium sp. S4BF:
- a CDS encoding heavy metal translocating P-type ATPase, with protein MTGMHCATCVATVEKALHAVDGVYEVSVSLATEKAVVRYNADKTTVHELDAAVTSAGYGVLRDTVRIRLGGIHCATCVRTVEKALMSLDGVYSAEVNLTTNRAVVGYDPDTVSISRIKEVIVSAGYEFLGYEGDELGNQEEIQRTREIHNLRNRTLIGFAVSLSLMAIMLSGIMLPISMTYFMFAISTPFFIYLAYPIFRAAWGALKNYSLTMDVMYAMGIGVAYGSSVFGTFGIVLTSDFLFYETAIMLAAFLTLGRYLEARAKGRTTDAIRKLVELQAKTALVIRGKEEYEVPVEELTPGDVILVKPGGKIPVDGEILSGESYIDESMISGEPVPVYKEHGATVTGGTINTTGSITFTATRVGKETYLAQIIRLVETAQATKPSVQKYADTAITWFIPMVLTIAITAAGVWYFALGATGLFSLTVLISILVIACPCALGLATPTAITVGVGRGAELGILIKNSEVLELSQKITTIIFDKTGTLTRGIPVVTETVLFGQTEQEFLAVASGVEARSEHPLASAVVSYAENKGITAMECTEFQAVSGRGVKAEAGGKSILIGSRTFLSEQGIGLIPPVVDAFEAIQARGETAIGVASGGAIGGIIGISDSVRDTSAAAVEELHRLGLDIGMVTGDNERTAATVAKQLGIDFKEAEVLPDEKSNIIQAMQAKGKRIAFVGDGINDAPALAAADIGIAIGSGTDVAIESGDIVLVQSDPLDVAAAVQLGRKVMGRIKLNLFWAFAYNSALIPIAAGVLYPLYGITFRPEFAGFAMALSSVTVISLSLLLKRYTPPATVKKALHHRR; from the coding sequence GTGACAGGGATGCATTGTGCGACCTGTGTTGCGACCGTGGAAAAGGCACTCCATGCCGTGGATGGTGTCTATGAAGTCTCCGTCAGCCTTGCTACCGAGAAGGCAGTTGTACGGTATAACGCGGATAAAACCACCGTCCACGAACTCGATGCCGCAGTAACCAGTGCCGGCTATGGTGTTCTGCGCGATACCGTCCGGATTCGTCTCGGGGGCATTCACTGTGCCACCTGTGTCCGGACCGTCGAAAAGGCACTCATGTCGCTTGACGGCGTCTACTCGGCGGAGGTAAATCTCACCACCAACCGTGCCGTTGTCGGTTATGACCCTGATACTGTGAGCATATCCAGGATAAAAGAGGTAATTGTCAGTGCCGGGTATGAATTCCTCGGATATGAGGGAGATGAGCTGGGAAACCAGGAAGAGATACAGCGAACCCGTGAGATCCATAATCTCCGCAACCGGACCCTCATCGGATTTGCAGTATCATTGTCCCTGATGGCCATCATGCTCTCCGGCATAATGCTGCCCATTTCGATGACGTATTTCATGTTTGCCATATCCACTCCCTTCTTCATCTATCTTGCATACCCAATCTTCCGGGCTGCATGGGGGGCGCTCAAAAACTATTCCCTCACAATGGATGTCATGTATGCGATGGGTATTGGCGTCGCCTATGGGTCAAGTGTATTCGGCACCTTTGGTATTGTCCTCACCAGTGATTTCCTCTTTTACGAAACTGCCATCATGCTCGCTGCCTTCCTCACTCTCGGCAGGTACCTGGAGGCACGGGCGAAAGGCAGGACAACCGATGCCATCAGAAAACTGGTCGAACTGCAGGCAAAGACCGCCCTCGTCATCCGGGGAAAAGAAGAATATGAGGTGCCGGTGGAAGAGCTTACACCCGGAGATGTCATCCTTGTCAAACCCGGCGGAAAGATCCCCGTTGATGGAGAAATTCTTTCCGGCGAGTCGTATATCGATGAATCGATGATCAGCGGTGAACCGGTGCCGGTCTACAAAGAACACGGCGCTACCGTTACCGGCGGCACGATCAACACCACCGGTTCCATCACCTTTACTGCCACCCGTGTCGGAAAAGAGACCTATCTCGCCCAGATAATCCGGCTGGTGGAGACTGCGCAGGCCACAAAGCCATCCGTCCAGAAATATGCCGATACCGCAATCACATGGTTTATCCCGATGGTCCTTACGATAGCAATAACTGCCGCCGGAGTCTGGTACTTCGCACTGGGAGCAACCGGCCTGTTTTCCCTCACGGTCCTCATCTCCATTCTCGTCATCGCCTGTCCCTGCGCCCTTGGCCTTGCCACACCGACTGCCATCACCGTTGGTGTCGGAAGAGGCGCAGAACTGGGGATTCTCATCAAAAACAGTGAGGTTCTCGAGTTGTCACAGAAAATTACCACCATCATATTCGACAAGACAGGCACCCTTACGCGGGGGATACCGGTGGTAACAGAAACCGTGCTGTTCGGTCAGACAGAACAGGAATTTCTTGCAGTCGCATCCGGTGTTGAAGCCCGGTCAGAACACCCGCTTGCATCAGCAGTTGTTTCCTATGCCGAAAATAAAGGGATCACAGCCATGGAATGCACTGAATTTCAGGCAGTGAGCGGCAGAGGCGTGAAAGCAGAAGCGGGGGGAAAGTCGATCCTAATCGGAAGCAGAACGTTTCTGTCAGAACAGGGAATCGGACTGATTCCTCCCGTTGTAGATGCATTTGAAGCGATACAGGCACGTGGGGAAACAGCAATCGGTGTCGCATCGGGCGGCGCCATTGGAGGTATAATCGGGATATCAGACAGTGTCAGGGACACATCGGCGGCGGCTGTTGAAGAACTTCACAGATTGGGCCTTGACATCGGAATGGTTACGGGAGACAATGAAAGGACTGCTGCAACAGTGGCAAAGCAGCTGGGGATTGACTTTAAGGAAGCAGAAGTGCTGCCGGATGAGAAGTCCAACATCATTCAGGCGATGCAGGCCAAAGGCAAGCGCATCGCATTTGTTGGTGACGGCATAAATGACGCACCCGCGCTTGCGGCAGCAGACATCGGCATTGCCATCGGAAGCGGCACTGATGTCGCTATTGAAAGCGGCGATATCGTCCTTGTCCAGAGCGATCCTCTTGATGTCGCAGCGGCCGTACAGCTGGGAAGGAAGGTAATGGGAAGAATCAAACTGAACCTATTCTGGGCGTTTGCCTACAATTCAGCCTTAATTCCAATTGCTGCCGGGGTGCTCTACCCCCTGTATGGCATCACGTTCCGTCCCGAGTTTGCAGGGTTTGCAATGGCACTCAGTTCAGTTACCGTGATATCACTCTCTCTTCTGCTAAAACGTTATACTCCCCCGGCCACAGTGAAGAAAGCCCTTCACCACAGGAGATAG
- a CDS encoding carbonic anhydrase, with protein MVEKFIEGNRAFIENDFRKDNEHYQKLATGQSPESLWIACSDSRVNPERIVSAKMGDIFVHRNIGNIVAKNDPNLGCVLEYAVGHLKVKYIIICGHSDCGAMKALDADMSHEEYIHGWLKHSEEVKQTVEGEFGTPEECADLAARKKEIELENIRLQLENLRSYSSVKGAEEEGKIQLHGFFYDLDSGKLEKIV; from the coding sequence GTGGTTGAGAAATTTATCGAAGGGAACCGTGCATTTATCGAAAACGATTTCCGGAAAGACAATGAGCATTACCAGAAACTTGCAACAGGACAGAGTCCGGAATCCCTCTGGATTGCCTGTTCAGACTCCCGGGTAAACCCGGAACGCATTGTCTCTGCAAAGATGGGCGACATCTTTGTGCACCGGAACATCGGCAACATTGTCGCAAAAAACGATCCAAACCTCGGATGTGTCCTCGAATATGCAGTCGGACATCTGAAGGTGAAGTATATCATTATCTGCGGTCATTCAGACTGTGGCGCCATGAAAGCACTTGATGCAGACATGTCGCATGAAGAATATATCCATGGATGGCTGAAACATTCAGAGGAAGTGAAACAGACAGTCGAAGGAGAATTTGGTACTCCTGAAGAATGTGCTGACCTTGCTGCCCGGAAAAAAGAGATTGAACTGGAAAACATCAGACTTCAGCTGGAAAACCTCAGATCCTACTCCTCGGTAAAGGGGGCAGAAGAAGAGGGCAAAATACAGCTTCATGGATTTTTCTATGATCTTGACAGCGGAAAGCTGGAAAAGATCGTCTGA
- a CDS encoding formate/nitrite transporter family protein has product MVFHPPVSIISKVGDAGKGKCALPAWNMLLRGFMAGAYIAMGAALATVCVTGTAAFLGAGVAKLVLGAVFPVGLIIIVLTGAELFTGDAMFAPMAAFKHKISWAAVLNLWVWVYIGNLIGSLVFAYLMSVGPLVSISATGTATATAFGVTAVSIAMGKTSYIGGFALWSAFCKAVCCNWLVNLAILLGICADDAIGKIVGIWFPIMAFVASGFEHCVANMYFIPAGILTMPALTADQVAGLGPKLANLNWVTMWTNNIIIVTIGNIVGGLVFVGVLYWISFKKDILAE; this is encoded by the coding sequence ATGGTATTCCATCCCCCAGTATCTATCATCTCCAAAGTTGGAGATGCAGGCAAGGGCAAGTGTGCCCTTCCGGCCTGGAATATGCTCCTGCGTGGTTTCATGGCAGGCGCATACATCGCAATGGGTGCAGCGCTCGCAACTGTCTGTGTAACAGGCACAGCAGCATTCCTTGGAGCAGGTGTCGCAAAATTAGTTCTCGGTGCAGTGTTCCCTGTAGGACTTATTATCATCGTCCTTACCGGTGCAGAACTCTTCACTGGTGACGCAATGTTTGCCCCAATGGCAGCGTTTAAGCACAAAATCAGCTGGGCAGCAGTCCTTAATCTATGGGTATGGGTCTACATAGGCAACCTGATTGGTTCACTTGTATTTGCATATCTTATGTCCGTAGGCCCCCTGGTCTCAATCTCTGCAACAGGCACTGCAACCGCAACCGCATTCGGTGTCACCGCAGTAAGCATTGCAATGGGAAAGACAAGCTACATTGGTGGATTTGCACTCTGGTCCGCATTCTGTAAAGCTGTTTGTTGTAACTGGCTCGTTAACCTTGCAATTCTTCTCGGTATCTGTGCAGATGACGCAATCGGTAAGATTGTTGGTATCTGGTTCCCGATCATGGCTTTCGTTGCCTCCGGATTCGAGCACTGTGTCGCAAACATGTACTTCATTCCTGCAGGTATCCTTACCATGCCGGCCCTGACAGCAGATCAGGTAGCAGGCCTCGGCCCAAAACTCGCTAACCTGAACTGGGTTACCATGTGGACAAACAACATCATCATCGTCACTATCGGTAACATTGTTGGTGGTCTGGTCTTTGTCGGTGTTCTTTATTGGATCTCATTCAAGAAAGACATCCTCGCAGAATAA
- a CDS encoding nucleotide-binding protein encodes MKIKGTTVRVSIVQIGLVTALTLILIAYVILTGDYGSLLWAVPVLVMLLVIPSALNYMSQSQYDDLIPYYEAEAVTVRLASIRPNDIGKIVRIEGVVERVLFKSLNRPQYLVADKSGEMSVKMFTTPKEDVKKDDVVVVLGQVIKRYVVVGDPVINAVSIRKKSNN; translated from the coding sequence ATGAAAATCAAAGGAACAACGGTAAGGGTTTCAATCGTTCAGATTGGACTTGTAACAGCCCTTACCCTTATTTTAATCGCATATGTAATCCTCACAGGGGATTATGGCTCCCTTCTCTGGGCAGTTCCTGTTCTGGTAATGCTCCTTGTAATTCCATCAGCACTGAACTACATGAGCCAGAGCCAGTACGACGATCTGATTCCCTATTACGAGGCAGAGGCAGTGACAGTCAGACTGGCCAGCATCCGTCCGAATGATATCGGTAAGATTGTCAGGATTGAAGGGGTAGTTGAACGTGTCCTCTTTAAGTCGCTTAACCGCCCGCAGTATCTCGTGGCTGACAAAAGCGGTGAAATGTCTGTGAAGATGTTCACGACGCCTAAAGAGGATGTTAAAAAAGATGATGTTGTTGTTGTTCTTGGTCAGGTGATCAAACGGTACGTGGTCGTCGGTGATCCGGTGATAAACGCTGTTTCCATCCGCAAGAAAAGTAACAATTAA
- the fdhF gene encoding formate dehydrogenase subunit alpha: MDMKFVQTTCPYCGTGCSFNLVVKDGKVVDTAPYHRSPVNEGKLCPKGTYAHEFVNREDRLTVPLIKKDGKFEEATWDEAYKLIADKFKGYKPDEIACLSSARTSNEENYALMKLARGAFKTRHIDHCARLCHASTVAGLAASFGSGAMTNSIGDIAESKCVFILGSNTFEQHPLIGRRVMQAKMNGAKIIYADPRYTCTGKQADLYMQFRSGSDVAILNAMMQEIIRNGWEDKEFIASRVKGFEELKAEVMQEKYSLENVSKISGIPAEQLKQASEWFANAESACILYSMGITQHTVGVDNVKSVANIQMLTGNLGKAGAGVNALRGQNNVQGACDMGALPVVFTGYQKVIDPVAHKKFEDGWGFPDGICAPANGYEVTTMMDVLTDKPGELKAMYIMGENPLISDPDLTHVEHAFHALEFLVVQDIFLTETAQLADVVLPATCYAEKDGTQTSTERRVQMWRKAQEPPGQSKVDWKIIAEVGAAMGYPDQFAWESAEEIFNEMAGLTPSYHGMNYERLNKPEALHWPCPTEDHPGTPILHIGKFSHPDGMGIMHVCEYKPPAEVPDEEYPYILTTGRCLFHWHTGSMTRRSSTLHHEVPTGWVEINPEDAKELGIKDKEMVRAITRRGEIEIPAMVTEDIMKGVMFMPFHFAECAANRLTNNALDPIAKIPEFKACAMKIEKIQEA, translated from the coding sequence ATGGACATGAAATTCGTTCAGACAACCTGCCCATACTGTGGGACAGGATGTTCATTCAATCTCGTGGTCAAAGACGGCAAGGTCGTTGATACCGCTCCGTATCACCGCTCCCCCGTCAATGAAGGCAAATTGTGTCCGAAAGGAACCTATGCCCACGAGTTCGTGAACCGGGAAGACCGGCTTACCGTGCCGCTCATTAAAAAGGACGGTAAATTCGAGGAAGCCACCTGGGATGAAGCCTACAAGCTCATCGCAGATAAATTCAAAGGATACAAACCCGATGAGATCGCATGTCTTTCTTCAGCACGTACCTCCAATGAGGAGAACTACGCCCTGATGAAACTTGCACGCGGTGCTTTCAAGACCCGTCACATCGACCACTGTGCCCGTCTCTGCCACGCATCGACGGTTGCAGGTCTTGCTGCATCATTCGGATCCGGTGCAATGACCAACTCCATTGGTGACATCGCCGAGTCCAAGTGCGTCTTTATTCTCGGGTCCAACACCTTCGAGCAGCACCCCCTCATCGGCCGCCGTGTTATGCAGGCTAAGATGAATGGTGCAAAGATCATCTACGCAGACCCCCGTTACACCTGTACTGGAAAGCAGGCAGATCTCTACATGCAGTTCCGCTCAGGTTCCGATGTTGCAATCCTGAACGCTATGATGCAGGAAATCATCCGCAACGGATGGGAAGACAAGGAATTCATCGCATCCCGCGTAAAGGGCTTTGAAGAACTTAAGGCAGAGGTTATGCAGGAGAAATACTCTCTTGAAAATGTCTCCAAGATCTCCGGTATCCCTGCGGAACAGCTGAAGCAGGCCAGCGAATGGTTTGCAAACGCTGAATCTGCATGTATTCTCTACTCGATGGGTATCACTCAGCACACTGTCGGTGTCGACAATGTGAAGTCCGTCGCAAACATTCAGATGCTGACCGGAAACCTCGGCAAGGCCGGAGCCGGTGTGAACGCACTGCGTGGACAGAACAATGTGCAGGGAGCATGTGACATGGGCGCACTTCCTGTGGTCTTTACCGGATACCAGAAGGTAATTGACCCCGTCGCACACAAGAAATTCGAAGACGGATGGGGATTCCCCGACGGCATCTGTGCACCAGCAAACGGATATGAAGTCACGACCATGATGGATGTTCTCACCGATAAGCCCGGTGAACTCAAGGCAATGTACATCATGGGTGAGAACCCGTTAATCTCAGACCCTGACCTCACCCACGTTGAGCATGCATTCCATGCACTCGAATTCCTTGTTGTCCAGGATATCTTCCTGACCGAAACCGCTCAGCTTGCAGATGTTGTTCTTCCGGCTACCTGTTATGCAGAGAAGGACGGTACCCAGACATCCACCGAACGTCGTGTTCAGATGTGGAGAAAGGCACAGGAGCCACCCGGCCAGTCAAAGGTCGACTGGAAGATCATCGCAGAAGTCGGTGCCGCAATGGGCTACCCTGACCAGTTCGCCTGGGAATCTGCTGAAGAGATCTTCAACGAGATGGCAGGTCTTACCCCCTCCTATCATGGAATGAACTACGAGCGTCTCAACAAACCCGAGGCACTCCACTGGCCATGCCCCACTGAAGACCACCCCGGCACACCTATCCTGCACATCGGCAAGTTCTCGCACCCCGATGGCATGGGTATCATGCATGTCTGTGAATACAAGCCTCCGGCAGAAGTTCCGGATGAAGAGTATCCATACATCCTCACCACCGGCCGCTGTCTGTTCCACTGGCACACCGGTTCAATGACCCGCCGTTCTTCAACCCTTCACCATGAAGTTCCGACCGGCTGGGTTGAGATCAACCCTGAAGATGCAAAAGAACTTGGCATCAAAGACAAGGAAATGGTCAGGGCAATCACCCGTCGTGGCGAAATCGAGATCCCGGCAATGGTCACCGAAGACATCATGAAAGGTGTCATGTTCATGCCATTCCACTTTGCGGAGTGTGCAGCAAACAGGCTCACCAACAATGCTCTTGACCCAATCGCCAAGATTCCGGAGTTCAAGGCCTGTGCTATGAAGATTGAGAAGATTCAGGAGGCCTGA
- a CDS encoding Coenzyme F420 hydrogenase/dehydrogenase, beta subunit C-terminal domain, producing the protein MVAKGDMVYASASDAAVLEKGECGGAVTALLKYALESGTVDAVLAVKKGYDVYDATPVLIKDPAELIETAGSLHCGTLLLPKLIKKYLDGAKNEKIAITLKGCDAKAMYELAKRNQINLDNVVMIGLNCGGSVSPVEARKMIADKFDMDPDSIVKEEIDKGQFIVVDKNGEHKGISIDELEEEGYGRRANCQRCKTKVPRQCDLACGNWGVIGDKAGKATFVEVCSDKGAALLEGAVKAGAIETAAPIPKGIEIRGKVENAMFKLADKYRAAQFGALGESEDRLKFIMDETSRCIKCYQCIENCPICYCVECSTRKPHLVTPGQVPPPFMFHLIRFSHISDSCVNCGQCQELCAMDIPNALFMHSLQVEMEKMFGFVPGVNMDLPVLALVEEPAERKRLSDTGDDQIYNIF; encoded by the coding sequence ATGGTAGCTAAAGGCGATATGGTATATGCGTCCGCAAGCGATGCAGCGGTCCTTGAGAAAGGAGAGTGTGGCGGTGCAGTCACAGCACTTCTCAAGTACGCTCTTGAAAGCGGCACTGTCGATGCAGTCCTCGCAGTGAAGAAGGGATATGACGTCTATGACGCAACCCCTGTCCTCATCAAAGACCCCGCTGAGCTCATCGAGACAGCAGGATCACTCCACTGTGGTACACTTCTGCTTCCAAAGCTGATCAAGAAATATCTTGACGGTGCAAAGAACGAGAAGATTGCAATCACGCTCAAGGGCTGTGATGCAAAGGCAATGTACGAACTTGCCAAGAGAAACCAGATTAACCTCGACAACGTCGTGATGATCGGTCTCAACTGTGGTGGGTCTGTCTCTCCGGTAGAGGCACGGAAAATGATTGCCGACAAGTTCGATATGGACCCAGACTCAATCGTCAAAGAAGAGATTGACAAAGGCCAGTTCATTGTCGTTGACAAAAACGGCGAACACAAAGGCATTTCCATCGATGAACTCGAGGAAGAGGGCTACGGACGTCGTGCAAACTGCCAGCGCTGTAAAACAAAGGTTCCCCGCCAGTGTGATCTCGCATGTGGTAACTGGGGAGTCATTGGTGACAAAGCAGGCAAGGCAACATTCGTAGAAGTATGCAGCGACAAGGGAGCAGCACTTCTCGAGGGTGCTGTAAAAGCCGGTGCCATTGAAACTGCAGCACCTATCCCCAAGGGCATTGAGATTCGCGGCAAGGTCGAGAATGCAATGTTCAAACTCGCTGACAAGTACCGTGCCGCACAGTTCGGCGCACTTGGCGAGAGCGAAGACCGCCTGAAGTTCATCATGGACGAGACCTCACGCTGTATCAAATGTTACCAGTGTATTGAGAACTGTCCAATCTGCTACTGTGTCGAGTGCTCCACCAGGAAACCACATCTGGTTACCCCGGGACAGGTTCCACCACCCTTCATGTTCCACCTCATCAGGTTCAGCCACATATCTGACTCCTGTGTGAACTGTGGACAGTGCCAGGAACTCTGTGCAATGGACATTCCAAATGCACTCTTCATGCACTCCCTGCAGGTCGAGATGGAGAAGATGTTCGGGTTCGTGCCCGGTGTAAACATGGATCTTCCGGTCCTTGCACTTGTTGAAGAACCTGCAGAGCGCAAGCGTCTTTCAGACACAGGCGACGATCAGATCTACAACATATTCTGA
- the ppcA gene encoding phosphoenolpyruvate carboxylase codes for MKDHLHCNVPKTMSTQHPDNVNTPFFCYSSLMGGEDEVLEAYYAYSHLHCREQMWDCEGKEVDNFVVKKLLSRYESYFLQNQLGKDIFLTLRLPNPEVERAEAKILLETLESIPRSFDLAHLFYKNGTAPIFEVILPMTTSYVSIDNIYQYYCDYVIGKQHGRLGGRDVTIADWIGEFKPERINVIPLFENREGMLKSGEMVKRYIENKNLDYQRVFFARSDPAINYGNIGAVILNKIALMQMGDVSETSGIPIYPIIGVGSAPFRGNLRPDNIEHVLKEYPGVHTFTIQSAFKYDYPPDLVREGIRKLEAREIGTSQVVDVKRCLSLFDTCSAEYHTRLTELSPVINKVAEYIPGRRRRKLHIGLFGYSRNHGELNLPRAITFTAACYSIGVPPEILGISALSDKEYDYLNEIYLNFTEDLTDAVRYLNPDSPYLPKADFEYATDILGDFETDAEHKDATDMIIRNISENKLHDSKSDILRAAERRKFLG; via the coding sequence ATGAAAGATCACCTCCACTGTAATGTACCAAAAACGATGAGTACCCAGCATCCGGACAATGTTAACACACCGTTTTTTTGCTATTCTTCTCTGATGGGTGGGGAAGATGAGGTGCTTGAGGCGTATTATGCCTATTCTCATCTGCACTGCAGGGAACAGATGTGGGATTGTGAAGGAAAAGAAGTGGACAATTTTGTCGTCAAGAAACTGCTTTCCCGGTATGAATCATATTTTCTGCAAAATCAGCTGGGGAAAGACATCTTCTTAACCTTACGACTGCCCAATCCCGAAGTTGAAAGGGCTGAAGCAAAAATTCTTCTGGAAACGCTTGAGAGTATTCCCCGTTCATTTGACCTGGCACACCTTTTTTACAAAAATGGAACCGCCCCCATCTTTGAAGTCATACTCCCGATGACCACCTCATATGTCTCTATTGACAATATCTACCAATATTACTGTGATTATGTAATCGGAAAGCAGCATGGCAGACTTGGAGGGCGCGATGTCACCATCGCGGATTGGATCGGTGAATTCAAACCCGAGAGAATTAATGTAATTCCGCTCTTTGAAAACAGGGAAGGGATGCTGAAATCCGGGGAAATGGTTAAAAGATATATTGAAAATAAGAATCTTGACTATCAGAGAGTATTTTTTGCCCGTTCCGATCCTGCGATAAATTACGGAAATATCGGTGCAGTAATCCTGAATAAAATTGCACTTATGCAAATGGGGGATGTATCTGAAACGTCAGGAATTCCCATATATCCGATAATTGGTGTAGGTTCAGCCCCTTTCAGGGGAAACCTGAGGCCGGATAACATTGAGCATGTCTTAAAAGAATATCCCGGAGTCCATACATTCACAATCCAGTCTGCCTTTAAATACGACTATCCTCCGGATCTTGTTCGTGAAGGAATCAGAAAACTTGAGGCAAGAGAGATTGGCACCTCACAGGTGGTTGATGTAAAACGGTGCCTGTCCCTTTTTGATACGTGCTCGGCAGAATACCATACCAGACTGACTGAACTGTCACCTGTGATAAACAAAGTGGCAGAATATATCCCGGGAAGAAGACGCAGAAAGCTGCATATCGGTCTTTTTGGATACTCAAGAAATCATGGGGAACTGAATCTTCCCCGTGCTATTACCTTCACTGCTGCCTGCTATTCCATCGGTGTGCCCCCGGAAATACTGGGGATTTCTGCACTCTCTGATAAAGAGTATGATTACCTGAATGAAATATATCTGAATTTCACAGAAGACCTTACCGACGCAGTGAGGTATCTGAATCCCGATTCCCCGTATCTTCCAAAAGCGGATTTCGAATATGCAACAGATATACTCGGTGATTTTGAGACGGATGCTGAGCATAAGGACGCAACGGATATGATAATCAGGAATATTTCTGAAAATAAGCTGCATGATTCGAAGTCAGATATTCTCAGGGCTGCAGAAAGAAGGAAATTTTTGGGGTAA